A window of Cryptomeria japonica chromosome 3, Sugi_1.0, whole genome shotgun sequence contains these coding sequences:
- the LOC131075240 gene encoding glycine-rich cell wall structural protein-like, giving the protein MASHTKTICYILLGLLFAWTLLEGTKAVEEEKSAETEYYRGGGGGGYGGGGHGGGRGGHGGGGRGGYGGGGHGGYGGGGHGAYETEDHRGGGGGGYGGGGHGRGGHGSGGGGYGDSKKGGGGGGGKGGGGHGPGN; this is encoded by the coding sequence ATGGCATCTCATACAAAGACAATATGTTATATTCTGCTGGGCCTTCTATTTGCGTGGACCCTGCTTGAAGGGACGAAGGCGGTGGAGGAGGAGAAGTCGGCTGAAACTGAATACTACCGTGGCGGTGGTGGTGGCGGATACGGTGGTGGCGGGCATGGTGGTGGACGTGGCGGGCACGGTGGCGGTGGACGTGGCGGATACGGTGGCGGTGGACATGGCGGATACGGTGGTGGCGGACATGGTGCTTATGAAACTGAAGACCACCGTGGTGGTGGTGGCGGAGGATACGGTGGTGGCGGGCATGGCCGTGGAGGACATGGCAGCGGCGGCGGCGGATACGGTGATAGCAAAAAAGGCGGCGGTGGTGGTGGCGGAAAAGGCGGCGGTGGGCACGGTCCTGGTAATTGA